A stretch of Carnobacterium iners DNA encodes these proteins:
- the ftsZ gene encoding cell division protein FtsZ, with product MDLEFDANLMNNGAIIKVIGVGGAGNNAVNRMIDEDVKGVEFIVANTDVQALAGSNAEVKIQLGPKLTRGLGAGANPEIGRKAAEESEEQISDALKGADMVFVTAGMGGGTGTGAAAIVARIAKEQGALTVGVITRPFTFEGPKRSRFAAEGVAQMKEHVDTLVIISNNRLLEIVDKKTPMLEAFHEADNVLRQGVQGISDLITAPGYVNLDFADVKTVMENKGSALMGIGMASGENRTAEATKKAISSPLLEVSIDGAESVLLNITGGSDLTLFEAQDASDIVSSASTTEVNIIFGTSINENLGDEVIVTVIATGIDTTKKADVHPKSSGRNRNTDSNDSSKRGEGAQSRASKDPFGDWDIRKDPNVRDQNSPHLPTDADSKKERSEFDFFKREEKNERAHKSEDDNIDTPPFFRRRRK from the coding sequence ATGGATTTAGAATTTGATGCAAACTTGATGAATAATGGAGCAATTATAAAAGTAATCGGTGTTGGTGGAGCAGGAAACAACGCTGTTAATCGTATGATAGATGAAGACGTTAAAGGTGTAGAATTTATCGTAGCAAATACAGATGTTCAAGCGTTAGCAGGATCAAACGCAGAGGTGAAAATACAGTTAGGACCTAAGTTGACTCGTGGACTTGGAGCGGGTGCTAACCCTGAAATTGGGCGCAAAGCAGCTGAAGAAAGTGAAGAGCAAATTTCTGATGCTTTAAAAGGAGCGGACATGGTTTTTGTTACAGCTGGAATGGGCGGAGGAACAGGTACTGGGGCAGCAGCTATCGTTGCTCGTATCGCAAAAGAACAAGGAGCCTTAACGGTAGGAGTCATTACTCGACCATTTACATTTGAAGGACCTAAACGTAGTCGTTTTGCTGCTGAGGGTGTTGCTCAAATGAAAGAGCACGTAGATACATTAGTTATTATCTCTAATAATCGCTTATTAGAGATTGTCGATAAGAAGACACCCATGCTTGAAGCCTTTCATGAAGCTGATAACGTATTGCGTCAAGGAGTACAGGGAATATCGGATTTAATTACGGCACCTGGATATGTAAACCTAGATTTTGCAGATGTTAAAACAGTAATGGAAAATAAAGGATCAGCATTAATGGGAATTGGTATGGCTAGTGGAGAAAATAGAACTGCTGAAGCTACAAAAAAAGCTATCTCTTCACCATTATTGGAGGTTTCGATTGATGGGGCTGAGTCAGTTTTATTGAATATTACCGGAGGTTCCGATTTAACTTTATTTGAAGCACAAGATGCTTCTGATATTGTTTCTTCAGCTTCTACAACAGAAGTAAATATTATTTTTGGAACCTCTATTAATGAGAATTTAGGTGATGAAGTCATTGTAACGGTTATTGCTACAGGGATTGATACAACTAAAAAAGCTGATGTGCATCCAAAATCTTCAGGAAGAAATCGTAATACAGACTCAAACGATTCATCAAAACGCGGAGAGGGAGCGCAATCAAGAGCTTCTAAAGATCCGTTTGGTGATTGGGATATTCGTAAAGATCCCAATGTTCGTGATCAAAATAGTCCTCATTTACCAACAGATGCTGATTCTAAAAAAGAAAGGTCTGAGTTCGACTTCTTCAAACGTGAAGAAAAAAACGAACGTGCACATAAATCAGAAGATGACAATATTGATACTCCACCATTTTTTAGAAGACGTCGTAAATAA
- the ftsA gene encoding cell division protein FtsA, which yields MKNTGMYVSLDIGTTSIKVVVAEFINGEMNIIGVGNEKSEGLSRGIIVDIDKTVDSINKAIKQAEQKANVDINKVIVGIPANNIEIEPCQGMIAISGENKEIVKEDVCNVLSAAMVKSVPPEKEILAILPEEFIVDGFDGIKDPRGMIGVRLEMHATMITGPKTIIHNTKKCVEKAGLQIENIVLQPLAASSIAMSKGESDFGTILIDMGGGQTTASVMHDNQLKFAFVNQEGGEYVTKDISVVLNTSFENAERIKRDYGYALPEDASPDEEFPVEIIGQSKPINVDEQYLSEIIEARLVQIFGKIKNKLDFIEARDLPGGIILTGGAAAIPGVIGLAEDIFEANVKLYIPDQMGMRYPTFTTSIGLVNYEAKLDDIHQIIKDYSLNQDMPTEDDNTIRQKQSQILDYEEQEHHYNEKPKKQEKRKEDTLVFKAKSFFTNFFD from the coding sequence ATGAAAAATACTGGAATGTATGTAAGTCTAGATATTGGAACCACTTCAATAAAAGTTGTTGTTGCTGAGTTTATTAACGGTGAAATGAATATTATTGGAGTAGGAAATGAAAAATCAGAAGGTCTAAGTCGAGGAATTATTGTTGATATTGATAAAACAGTTGATTCAATTAATAAAGCCATTAAGCAAGCGGAACAAAAAGCAAACGTTGACATTAATAAAGTAATTGTTGGTATTCCTGCAAATAATATTGAAATTGAACCCTGTCAAGGTATGATTGCTATTTCAGGTGAAAATAAAGAAATAGTAAAAGAAGACGTGTGCAATGTACTATCTGCTGCTATGGTCAAATCGGTCCCACCAGAAAAAGAAATTTTAGCAATATTGCCAGAAGAGTTTATTGTTGACGGCTTTGATGGAATTAAAGATCCGCGTGGGATGATCGGTGTTAGATTAGAAATGCACGCGACCATGATTACTGGACCAAAGACAATTATTCATAATACGAAAAAATGCGTTGAAAAAGCTGGACTGCAGATTGAAAATATTGTATTGCAACCATTAGCTGCGAGTAGTATAGCGATGTCCAAAGGAGAAAGTGATTTTGGCACTATTTTAATTGATATGGGTGGTGGACAAACAACAGCCTCTGTTATGCATGATAACCAACTGAAATTCGCTTTTGTTAATCAAGAAGGCGGAGAATATGTGACAAAAGATATTTCAGTTGTCTTAAATACTTCTTTCGAAAATGCTGAAAGAATCAAACGAGATTACGGTTATGCACTTCCAGAAGATGCTTCGCCTGATGAAGAATTTCCGGTTGAAATTATCGGACAAAGTAAACCTATAAATGTCGACGAACAATATTTATCAGAAATTATTGAAGCACGATTGGTTCAAATTTTCGGGAAAATAAAAAACAAATTAGATTTTATAGAGGCACGTGATTTACCAGGTGGTATTATATTAACTGGTGGAGCGGCAGCAATTCCGGGAGTTATTGGATTAGCAGAAGATATTTTTGAAGCTAATGTAAAGCTGTATATTCCTGATCAAATGGGAATGCGTTATCCAACATTTACGACTAGTATCGGCTTAGTTAATTATGAAGCAAAATTAGACGATATTCATCAAATTATAAAAGATTATTCTTTAAATCAAGATATGCCTACCGAAGATGATAACACAATAAGACAAAAGCAATCTCAAATATTAGATTATGAAGAACAAGAACATCACTATAACGAAAAGCCGAAAAAACAAGAAAAGCGTAAAGAAGACACTTTAGTTTTTAAAGCTAAAAGTTTTTTCACGAATTTTTTTGATTAA